The DNA segment GAAGAGGGCAGTGTAAAATTCTTCGGCATCTGATAGTTGGTGATTTCCTCGGAGAACAGGTTGTCCAAGGTTAACTTCTCCTTTGGAGGATTGACGTTCAGTAGGTCTGTGTTGTCTTTGCCTGGGCCCTTAGGGCCGTTCTCCTCGTGTTTGCCGGTGTTGTTTCGAGTGGACATCTCAGCGAGTTTTCGAACTTCAGCTTGCAGTTCCACCATTTGGGCCAGGAGCTTGGCCTGAGTAATTTGGTGAACTCCATTATCGGTCATATCGGAGAGTCGAGAAATCCTGCACAAAGAGGATACAAAGTGCAATATGAAGTAAAAAGGTGGGATTAGGTTAACTTTcgggccccacggtgggcgccaaatgTTCCGTCCTGTTACTGCCGAGCTATAGCGACTTTTCCTGCTCAGCGATTATGCTCGGACTGGAGAGGAATACGTCGGCTGAAGATGAACACCGCGGCGGGAGCACCTGCAAAaagcactccgacgctcaagtaagAAAACAAGAATATATGGGAGTAAGAAAAATAAGTGAGAATGAGTTCTGTGACCTGCCCTTTTGTGGATTATGTGGCCTGGTTTTATAGTTGAGTATAGTGTTTAGTGAGTTCCGATAAATCTGATAAGTGCCGTTGTTAGTATCTTTGACTTGCACAGAGTTGTTATCTTGCTTGGGTAGCGGATTCCGTTGTCTTGTGAATAGCGCCCAATGGATAAGAGCGACTTGGTCACATTTTTTCGTTCCTGTTTGTTAGCTTCCGGGTTTTAAGCTCGGTTTCTATTTGGATGTTATCTCCGAGTATAGGCGGGTACACATCAATGAGTATTGAGATGAAGAAATACAGTAATTCCTTCCTTCAAGTTGAGGGTGAAACTCCAAATGAGAGCTAACCAAATTTCTCTGCCTACCACAATAGTGTAGTCCATAttcctatatatattatttttttcatcactAATATTTACTAATACTTATGAATCTCTAATAGTTAATTATTTCCTAATTGGtatattatatgtttatatTAATAAACATTTCCAAAACCTTTAACATTCTgtattcttgatttttttttataaatcacTAAGGTTGCATTTGTTTCTGAGAACAGGATAAGACAAGACACTAAGAACAAGACACAAAGGATAGAGATACAAAATCGTGTTCTTGTATcatgtttggtgataaactagaacaaattataaaaatttaatttattcatttttttcattcaaaaaatttgaggcaaaagatataataataaaaaatataattataaaaaattaacaaaataatgtaagaaaaaatgaaaaataaattgtgtCCCTTGTTAGTGTCTCCGTGTCCTCTCTGGACACATTGTCTCTGTCCATGTCTCTTCTGTCAAACACGATTTTGTATGTCTCAGCCTAAATCCTCTCCCATTTACATTCTATAATCTTGACGGTTCTTCTACTTCACATTCCGCTTGCCCAAGTTTAATTGATCTAATCAGAGGTTAAATTAGACGTTACTTGTCTCAATTCATTAATTCTCGTGGGAACAATATTCACTCATCGTGATAATACTTGAACAATCTAATGCATTTGTCAGTATCCGTGAGCATTAGCTTTTTGCTCATTAGAATCACTTTCAAGTCACATCAACATGTAGAATCTACTACAGTTCAATCTGATAAACCTGTCTCCTAAACCATTAGCATCCCTTTGGCTAAACCTTGCAAGCTTGTAGCCACTGGAATAGCATCTGAGAGGATTGTTATAGACAGAACCATGCCTTATAATGAAGGTAGCAGTCATGTGAAATCGGGTcgaaaccctaaactctaacaAGGGCTTTGAATCAGCTTCCCGGAATCACGGTTTACTGCAGAGAACATCTGACTTGAGTGTGATTCAAGAGTCTGCATTTAAATTGGATCATGGTGATTCACTGTCTGATGAAGATGTTTTGTGGATGCAGTTCTAGATTCCAAATAACGAGATGATTCTTTAACTTCTTTCATCCAAAGAAGGATAAGTAAGACTTTGTGCtctatcattttattttcaatagaTTGCTCTTGAAAGATCATAAACAATAGTGTTTTTTGTCTTGGGCTAGAAAATGTTACATACAAAGAAAAAGCTGAAGGTCTCCCTGAAAGGCTGCAGCTTGTGATTGATCAACTGTTGTTTGAAACATAACAAATATATTACAAGTGAAATTGCAGTTTGTATGCCTCTACCTAATAACTTAGCCTTTTTGAAAAGACAGTTCACTATAGCTTCTAATAATTATGATGCAGTAACTTCCGATGACTTACGCCTTACCATGGCGTTACTCTACCACTGAGTTAAAAGGGCTCTGCTTACAATGCTAGCTTATGGCAAAGTCTCTTAAAATAAGTTCAACCTCTTCTACCACCCCCAGTTTTCGGAACCACCGAGCCATTACTACAGAAGCTTCTTCTCCAACCAAAATGCCATCTCTCTCCAATTCtattaaaaattctaatgaTTCATTTAACTTGTTTTCCTTCTCATATGCAACCAACACCAAAGCTATGCATTTATCAGTAGGACCAATACCTGCTCTTCTCATATTTTCAAATGCAATGCGAGCCTTTTGACTTTGCCGGGCCATACCATAGGCATTAATAACTAGACCACACACCTTATCATCAGGAGGGATAGCAGCCAGCTGAATTGCATCAAATATCCTCTGTGCTCCTTCAGCCTTGCCAGCCATAGAGTAGGCTCTAAGCAATGCTTTGTAAATCTCGCTGCCTGCAGTTATTTCCTGAGCATCCATTTCTTGAAGTAATATCTCTCCCTGTTCAGGCATTCCAGCTCTGATATATGCCATGATCATCGAGCCATATGATCTTTTATCCACAGGTTCCCCGAGCAATTTGATCTCCTCAAAATATTCTTTAGACTTGTCAAGATGTCCAGCCTTGCTGTACATGTCAAGCATCGCAGTCAAGATCACTTGGTCACAGATGAAGTCTCTTTCCTTGATTATTGTGAGAACATTTTCAGCATCTTCAAGTCGATTATCCTTGCCATAGCCATGGATTATCTTTGTGTAGTCACGAAGGTTGGCTTCAAAGGATTCTTCTAGAAGAGCATATTCCGCCACCTACAAATTCATACATAGATGAAGCTTCCTTTCAAAATATAGAGAATAGATATTTTTCATAATGGCAAAGCTATCActacttatataaaaaaaaattgaataactaTTATGATgcttaaattaatttatgttgttattgaaaatgaaaaagatccCTTGCTTCAAAAAACTTATTAAACACACATATATTGTCAGTTTGCCATAGTGCTCAGATTGCTAAAGGCCATGGcaaagtaattaataaataacaatGGTAATGAAATTGACATTTAAACCTAACAAAATCAGTTGGTAATGCAccaaaatattcaatttaagAACCAGAAATGTTCAGACTCTTAAAGCAAGCAGATGTGGTCATCTGGATCAGATGTCCACAGCGCTTAATGACATTTTATGTTCTCAGTTTTCAGAAAAATATCCGTGAGATCAAAGATACTAACTTGATATGTAAGTAATCTCACACAGCTcagagagaaagaaaacatgTAAAATTTATGATAAACATAAATAGTAACTCTCTTTGAATGAAATTAGAAGTTGTGAGAATACCTCAAGGTACAGAGGATGTTCCAGAGTTTTCAATTCTTTGATAACTGCAAGCCAGTCTGCTCTGCAAGGCTTCATGATCTTCACCCAAGCCCCCAACAGCTCATATATGTTCCCCTTTTCGGCAGAAAAACATATGATCTGTCTCATCAGCGCTTTACATCGTTTAGCCATCCTGAAAGGAAGGTTAGATATGGCCTGTTTTTGTTGATTTGTCATATTCTGATGGCATATCTCATTCCACCTAAACTTTCTGTGATTTTCTTCTTTCACCTCTTCTTTTACAGTTTCTTCCATACCAATAGCAACTAATACTGCACCAAAACGGTGTTTACGGAAATCATAATAACTGGGTTTTCGATATAATGAGTTTGCTCTAGTCCTAGCACGACATAATTTGGTAACATCATTGGTAGTGGAGTAAAATGGGTTGTAACAGTTGCATATTAGGTTATAGCAAGAGACCGCCATCAATAGAGATCACAAGAGCGTGGTATGTCCCAAGATGTTCATGCAAACCAAGTAAACTTAGCCACGCAATATAAGTAGTTCAAGTTATGTAACCCATGAATAAGATCAACAAGATGATAATAAGCAACCACAAGCTAGCTGAAAATTAGCCATAGGAGCATATTTCCTTTGCTACACTTCATTATGAAACATCCCGCGCCAAAGACAATGTAAATAGTCTCTCAAATACAGGCCTCTGTTGTATCTCAATGCCTTAATGCACCAGCCTTAGAGATAGATACAGAATATGCTCCCTTCAATTAATATCGAAGCAAATGTTACTACTTCAGTACTTCAtataaaagcaaaagaaataaatggtAATTATTTTTGCAGCCTGGGGATGCAACTTTTTACCCAAGCAAgatcatatttaaaaaaaaattgacataaCAAAATAAGTTAACAAATATAAACGCTAAGTCTATATAGTCTATCATCTACAACATATATAACAGAATTCTCCTTTATTGGTGtccaatttctttttcttctagaatACCCTTTTCATATATTAAAAACAACCATGCCAAGTGGACATAAAAAATAAACCACCAAATTAAACacttatataaaatacatgttgaaatataaaatacaaaatacacattaaaaataaattaaacaatatatgTATCTATAgttttatacacaaatatataataactgatTTGGTTACAtgccattttttattaaaaaaatataataaatatatgtagTTATCACAGTTGTTAGTTGTTACTATTGGGAACGAAAGAAAATCGTGAATTAATATGTACTCCACTAGTGTGGAAAAAATATTAGCTAATGCtgacttaaataaataaatacttgttgaCATATGCGGTGACTAGGAAGCACTCTGCTACAAAATGCATATAAGTCGCAAAAACTAAGCTAGATGATCAATAAATAAGTGCGACATTTCCTCAAACAGTTGGAGTGCACAAGAAAATGCTCCTAATTAACaattaatgaaaagaaaaaaaagagagagagagcagaGAAAACGTCCGTCGTGGCCACTAAAGCAACGACGAAGCAAAATTTTGCCATTGAATTGCAAGAGTAGAAAGTTTTGAGAATCGAAGCTAAGAATTCATGTATGTAAATAGCACCGGAACTGTAAAGTGTGTCCTTATCAGTTTACACAAAGTTGTCACTTACCAATATCAGTCTGAGTTGAAACTTGAATAAGCCGAGCGGAGGAGTTAACCGCAGAGGAGGATATATCAGGAATTAGGACTTGAGAGAGAGACTGAGGAGTGAGGAATCAGGAATGGGAATGGCTCGAGGGAGAACTGAAGAACATGTTGCGAGAGTCAAGGTTCAGAAAACTGGACCGGTCATCGAACCACTCTAGTTACTGGTTCACTAGTTCAttggttcaaccggtttaaCCGTGGTTCAACCGGAAATAATAAACACCTGattctataaaaattcaatgaataaaGCAACTGGTTCTAAACACTCTTCTACTACATTTTTTTACTTCAAAAGGGGATCATAAACAACTAGTTCTATGAATAAACAAACTACAATGATATGCAATGCCAAAAATAGGccaatgataaaataataaagggtttttctcttcaattctatgttcAAGCTTGTAACCAGAATCAACAGAATAATACCGTTAAAATAGTCTTCCTTCTTAATTCTTATATACCTCAAAGAATTTCctacaaaatgaaaattgaacACAACACACAgctttaaaacaaaaacaaaacaacactCAAAAATCAATCACCTCTTCTAAACTCAGCCTTAAAACAAAACAGAACAACATTCAGAGTATGAGCATTAAtcacaaaaaattgatttctgaaACAACAAAAACAGCATAACAACATTCAGAGTTTGAGCATTGATCACAAAATATTGATTtatgaaacaaaacaaaaacagaagaacAACATTCAGAGTTTGAGCAttgataacaaaaaattgatttctgaaacaaaacaaacactGCAAAACCAACAGAATAGCATTTAGAGTTTGAGcattgatcacaaaaaaataatttctgaaacaaaacaaacaatcaacaaaacaatgaaaacagaattttttttccttcagaagaagaaaacaatgaaaacatgaagcatataataaattaatgatCACCAATATCCAACAAGAATCTCAAAGACAACAATAAATACACAACAACAATTTagcaaataaacaagaacaagacCTAAATAGAAAATCCAACAAATTATGTCACAGAAACCtaacaatttagcaaattaaaacaacagcagcccaagaaaaaataaaataaaataaaaataacagaagaacAACAGAACAACAACACAAGAACAATTAGCAAATTAACAAGTTCACACTAACGGTTAAAATTTACCAGAAGAACACtaatgcaatgctaatatgtTTTCTACAAAGATGCTATTTGTGCAGCTAAAATTTCCTAATTACTAAGATCCAATTATTCTAATTTCACATGCAATCAACTTACTAAGTTTCTAAAAGCTAGAAATGATAAAACCAACCCGAAATATGGTTAAagtatttcatcaaacatgtgGTAAACTTGAAACGaaataagagaattcaaagcTTAGTATCAATGTGATAGAGAAGAGAACATAACTATTGTATACTTTAATTCAGTCTatgaaaaaaatccaaaccactGCAAATCAAATAGTTACTTATTGTAATAGAAATAAGAAGTTGCAGAGTTTCAAGCAGAGTATTGGTGTCGTGTGAGTGTATTGTCTCGCGGCGGGTTTAGGGAACTCACGGCGGCGACAAAAGAGAGCAGTTCGACGGCTAGGTGGAGCGCACGGGTTGGTCGCAGAGTTTGAAGCAGGGCAACGTGGCTTCCAGACGAACGCGAACCCGAACGGTGAACGGCGAGTGAACG comes from the Arachis duranensis cultivar V14167 chromosome 7, aradu.V14167.gnm2.J7QH, whole genome shotgun sequence genome and includes:
- the LOC107458390 gene encoding pentatricopeptide repeat-containing protein At1g01970: MAVSCYNLICNCYNPFYSTTNDVTKLCRARTRANSLYRKPSYYDFRKHRFGAVLVAIGMEETVKEEVKEENHRKFRWNEICHQNMTNQQKQAISNLPFRMAKRCKALMRQIICFSAEKGNIYELLGAWVKIMKPCRADWLAVIKELKTLEHPLYLEVAEYALLEESFEANLRDYTKIIHGYGKDNRLEDAENVLTIIKERDFICDQVILTAMLDMYSKAGHLDKSKEYFEEIKLLGEPVDKRSYGSMIMAYIRAGMPEQGEILLQEMDAQEITAGSEIYKALLRAYSMAGKAEGAQRIFDAIQLAAIPPDDKVCGLVINAYGMARQSQKARIAFENMRRAGIGPTDKCIALVLVAYEKENKLNESLEFLIELERDGILVGEEASVVMARWFRKLGVVEEVELILRDFAIS